One window of Banduia mediterranea genomic DNA carries:
- the sctJ gene encoding type III secretion system inner membrane ring lipoprotein SctJ: MKVHARLTLIVAVLTLGACRESPLYSELTEQQANEIEAVLLASGINTDKSPAEGGDGWAVSVAKSDLPRAMRLLRARGLPQAERVSIGEVFEKKGFVSSPLEERARYLYALSEEMSQTLMQIDGVVSARVHIALPEKDLLSNTKESASASVVIIQEPGTELGTRETDIKAIVTDGIEGLDNVNRVTVKFFDRGPPTDDAEIIPASVNSSQRLQASFGSSGLMVMLLSGAAVFAIALWLWFRRRRDGDAESPEGRA; encoded by the coding sequence GTGAAGGTTCACGCAAGGCTGACGCTGATCGTCGCGGTGCTGACGCTCGGTGCCTGCAGGGAATCTCCGCTGTATTCGGAGCTGACCGAGCAACAGGCCAACGAGATCGAGGCGGTGCTGCTGGCGTCCGGCATCAATACGGACAAAAGCCCGGCCGAAGGCGGCGACGGCTGGGCCGTCTCGGTCGCCAAGTCGGACCTGCCGCGTGCGATGCGCCTGTTGCGCGCGCGCGGCCTGCCACAGGCCGAACGCGTTTCGATCGGCGAGGTGTTCGAGAAGAAGGGCTTTGTGTCTTCGCCGCTGGAGGAGCGGGCGCGCTACCTGTACGCGCTGTCGGAGGAAATGTCACAAACCCTGATGCAGATCGACGGCGTGGTCTCGGCCCGTGTGCACATCGCGCTGCCGGAAAAGGATCTGCTGTCGAATACCAAGGAATCGGCCTCGGCCTCGGTGGTGATCATTCAGGAACCGGGCACCGAACTCGGTACCCGCGAAACCGACATCAAGGCGATCGTCACCGACGGCATCGAGGGTCTGGACAACGTCAACCGTGTCACCGTCAAGTTCTTCGATCGCGGTCCACCGACCGACGATGCCGAGATCATCCCGGCATCCGTGAACTCCTCGCAGCGGCTGCAGGCCAGCTTCGGCAGCAGCGGGCTGATGGTGATGCTGCTGAGCGGCGCTGCGGTATTCGCGATCGCGCTGTGGCTATGGTTCCGGCGGCGGCGCGATGGTGATGCCGAATCGCCGGAGGGGCGGGCCTGA